Below is a genomic region from Rhodohalobacter sp. 614A.
AACTGCTTTTCCGGGGAGGGTATATTTGGATCGATCTAAATGACGTACCATAAATCTCAAATCCGGAGAACACGAGTAGTGTCATACGCGGGAAATCCTGGTTGAGTGAATCAACCGGGGTTTTTCTTGTTAAGTGAATCAATCCAGAGGAAAGCAACAACAAATGGAAAATTCGAATATGAAGGTATTAGCAGAGTCTGAACCTGATGCTCTGCAAATTGTACAATTTAAAGCATGCGGACATATTGGCCTTCGATTTAATAACATGCTTTTGACCTTTTCTGTAAAATCATTCAAAGACTTTGTAAAGACATACGGAGCCATCAATTTTGACCGCTATTCCATTCTTTTTCCTGATGACAGAAACCGGTTGATTATGAATACCGTTGTGGAAGAGGTGCAATTCTGTTTTACATGTGAAGAGTTCGAAAGGCTGCAACAGGCATTAACCGAAGCTTCTCTGATTCTTGAAGCCAATACATTGATTCAAAATTAAATTCTCTTTCGATTTAATTGTCCTTTAAAATCTCGTATTTTAAAGAAGTGGGGTGCTTGGCGAACGTCGTCAGGCTGAGATCAAACCCAGTGAACCTGATCCGGATAATGCCGGCGTAGGAAACCATTCTGACTCATCAAGTTTGGATAGATAAGTCGTTCACTGTAAGTGATTATTTCCCCTCCTGAAGTTAAATATCCAATTGAGATTTATGAGTGACATTGAAAAGAAGCAGTTCGACCGCGTTACGAAGACCCTGGAACAGTGGCAGGATCGTGAGGAGTGGTTTTTTAATCGCGAGTACACAGATCGGTATGAAGATTATTACGAAACACGATACAAACGGGCCGAAATCTGGCAGAAAAAAACACTCGCAAAGCTGATCACAAAAGACGAGCGTGTAAACACTCTCCTGGAATTCGGCTGTGGAACCACACGATTTACGCGCTGGTGGAACGAGATCGGGATTGAAGCATCCGGCGCGGATATTTCACCATTTATGCTGGGTCAGGGAGCGCATCTTTTTGATGGTGATTTAGCGTTGGCCGATTCTCATCACATGCCGTTTAAGGATAACAGTTTTGATGCTCTCGCCTTTATTGCCACGTTCGCTTATTACAAAGATCCAATTAAGGTGATTCGCGAAGCCGTTCGTGTTGGGAAATATGGAATCATTTTTGGGATTATGAACCGGAACTCAACCAAAGTTGTGAGACGGCGAATTCAGGAAGTATTCAACAAAAATGAATACTACAAAACGGCCAATTTTTATACACCCGATTCACTGATCGAAAAAATTCATGAAGCACTGGAGGGCCGCTTATATGAAATTGAGTGGACGGCAACCGGACTGCCCAAATGGTTTCCCATGCAGCAGTGGGGATTTCCGATTGGTGATTTCTTTGCTCTTCACGTAAAACTAACCGATGTAGAATGAGTGCTTTTGAAGACAACTTCGGCAAGATTGGCAGTTCAAATCTGAGTGATATTCTTCTTCCCCGAACCGGGAAAAAGAGGAGGGAAGTCCGAACCGGTCCCGGTTTTGGAGTGGATACATCCGTCATAGATCTGGGAAATAACCTGGGCTTGGCTATCTCAAGTGATCCGTTATCGCTGATTCCATCATTGGGTTTGAAAGAATCGGCCTGGCTTTCGGTGCATCTTTTGGTGAATGACATGGCGACAACCGGATTTTCTCCGCAGTATGCTCAATTTGTTTTAAACCTGTCGCCGGAACTTTCAAAAGAGAAATTTGAGGAGTATTGGGAATACATCCATCAGTTTTGCAAGGAAGTTGGCGTTGCCATTACCGGCGGACATACGGGGCAGATCGTGGGACAGAATTCAACGATTCCGGGTGGAGGGACAATGTTTCTATCCGCTCCGCTGAACGAAATCATTACAAGCGATGGAGCCGAACCGGGAGATTTGATTGTCGTAACAAAAGAAACCGCGTTGAACTCAACAGCCATACTCGCCATGAGTTTCCCCGAAACGGTGAAAGAAAATTTGGGCGAGGAGATCTATCAAACCGCTTGTGATAATTTTTACCGGACATCGTCTCTTCCGGATGCTTTAGCGGCATCCGAAATTTTGGAAAATAAAACTGAATTAAAAGCGATGCATGATGTAACCGAAGGCGGCGTTCTCGGAGCGATCGCGGAGATGGCCGAAGCCTCTGATTGTGGATTTATCGTTGATGATGCCAAAATACCCGTTGGTGAAGCTCCGAAAAAGATTGCCGAACTGTTTGAGATTGACCATCGGTTTTGTGTAGGAGCCGGGTCGATGATTATGGCTGTGAAACCGGGATGCGATGAGAAACTGGTTGAATATTTGGAGAGCCAATCGATTCCGGCAACAATCGTTGGGAAAATGACAGACGTATCGGAAGGAAGAAAAATCATCGAACAAGAAGAAGTGAAAGAGTTTTCATTTGATGGAACAGATCCATATTGGGCAGCTTTTTTCAATGCAATAAAGGAAGGGAATAAATGATGAAGAAAGAGATTAAGGGTGGAATTTATCTGGTTTTAGATCCATCCATCAACCAAAAAGAATTATTGGAAAAGTTAAAACAGGCTTTGGACGGAGGAGTAGATATTATCCAAATATGGAATCATTGGCCGGAGTCGTTTTCACAATCAGATAAAATAGGAGTGATTGAAGAAATTGTGGAAATCACCCAAAAATATAGCATTCCTGTTTTGATCAATGATGATTGGGAGCTGCTTAAAGAAACAGATTTGGATGGCGTCCATTTCGATGAGATTCCCGAAAGTTTTGAAGAAATTCAGACTGAAATTTGGCGAGAATTCATTGCCGGGATTACTTGCAGTAATGATGTAGAAATTATTCAATGGGCGGATGATCACAACTTCGATTACATCTCTTTCTGCTCCATGTTTCCATCCAAATCGGTAGATACCTGTGAGATCGTTCGTCCCGAAACGGTTCAAAAGACGAGAGAAATAACAAATCTGCCTCTGTTTGTCTCCGGGGGCATTACAACAGAAAATCTCGGCGATTTGAATGAGTTGGACTTTCAGGGAGTTGCAGTGATTTCGGGGATTTTAAGCTCGGATTCGCCTGAAAAATCGGTAACGGAATACCAGGAAGTTCTTAACAATTTAAATTCAATATCATGACAGAATCATTTGCCAAAAAACTGTGTTGCCCGATCGATAAACACGATCTGAATATGCGCGTATTTGTAAAACATGAAAACGGGGAGATCATCGAAGCGTTGTTGAGCTGTCCCGAGTGTAGCCGTTACTACCCGGTGATTTATGGAATTCCAATTATGACGCCGGATGAATACAGAGACAAATCCATCGAAGCCCCGACTTTGAAGAAATGGGGATTGCAATTGAAGGATTCGAACTCTGAGAAATTGTTGCTAGAAGAGAATATTAGATAGGAAACAGGATTGTGATGTTTGTAATACTGTAATACAATGATTGCAATGTTTCGATAAGCGTGTGAATCAGAACCCCGGGTGGAGCGTTCCGAAGGAGTTACCTTCGGAACGAGTTGAAAAATGATTCAATGGATCTATTCAGTTCCGCTATTCCCGGGAATTTCAGCTCGACGCTGACCCAATTCTTGGTCCAGCATATAAAGACCGGGACCTTTTTCCCCAAGAATATTCAGTTTGTCTAAAATGGTGCGGAAAAGATCTTCTTCTTCCACTTGTTCGTCCACATACCACTGAAGGAACTGATCGGTGGCGTGGTCTTTCTCCTCTTTTGCAGCCTCAACAAGTACGTTGATTTTTCGGGTATTTTCTTGTTCCAGTTCCAATCCGCGTTCAAAAAGATGGCGAATTGAATCAAACTCGCTGTCCGGTTTGGCGATTGACGGAGCGATGGCATGGCCATCACGATCATTCACATAATGGAAGATTTTCATCGCATGAAAATGCTCTTCTTTCGACTGTTCCAGGAAAAAACTGGCGGTTCCGTGGAAACCATTTACTTCAGCCCAGGAAGACATCGATAAGTACCAATTTCCTGCTTCAAACTCGTGTTGAACCTGATCGTTCAGCAATGATTCAATTTTTTCAGAAAGCATATTTTAACTCTTAAATTTTAAGATCTTGTACGCCAGAAAGATACAATAGAATCCAGAGAACACCAGTATTCCAGAGCACTTTCAGCCGTGTATTCTATTCGTTGGACCCAGGAATTCGATCTGAATCCTGACGATCGACCATCCAGAAAGGATAGCGTTTGGTCGTTGAAGAAACTTTATTTAATTCACTCAACTCATCATCAGTTAAATCTACATTTGTTGAATTGATATTCGACTCAAGCTGAGTAATGTTTTTTGTCCCGATGATGGTACTGGTCACGCCCGATTGTAACCGAACCCAGGCAAGAGCCACTTCAGCTACAGAGCAATCCTGGTTCTCTGCAATTTCTTCCATCACATCTACAATATCGTAGGTTTGTTCTTTATTGATGGGAGGGAAGTCGAATTCATCGCGTCGGGAACCGCCGCCGGCTTTTTCATTATCCCGGGTGTATTTTCCGGAAAGAAATCCGCCAGCAAGTGGGCTCCACGGCATGAATCCAAGTTTTTCAGACTGACTCAATGGAATCAATGCGTCCTCTGCATCACGCCCTGATAGAGAATAGAAATATTGCATGGCTTTAAATTCATGCCATCCTTCCTGCCGAGCAATTCCGAGGGCTTTCATCACCATCCAAGCCGGCCAATTACAAACGCCTACATAACGGACTTTGCCGCTTTCCACAATATCATTCAATCCACGCATGATTTCTCTGATGGACGTAACGGAATCCACGCCATGTACATAGAGAAGATCGATATGGTCTAATTGTAATCTGTTTAAACTTTTTTCAACAGAATTGAAAATGTGATATCGGGAAAGTCCCTGGTTATTGGGTTGATCTCCCATTTTTCCACGGAGCTTGGTTGCAATGACCAGCTCATCGCGGTTTAAATCAAGATTTTTAATACTGTTTCCGAGAATCGTTTCCGATTGACCAAACGAATAGACATTGGCTGTATCGATAAAATTAATTCCGGAATCCACTGATTTCTTGATCAGTTCATCCGCTTCACCCTGTTGCTGTTTTCCAACATGTTCCCACATCCCTTCGCCTCCAAACGTCATGGTTCCAAAACAAAGTTCGGAGACAAGCAGGCCGGTATTACCTAATAAATTGTATTTCATCTGTACTTCTTTTTTGTTGAATGTTAGCTGATATCAAAACATATAAACAAGAGAAAGTGTTCATTTCCCTTTATCATAGTTCCTACTTAAAAGAGTCTTCAAAATTCAGAAAATGTTAAAATATTGATCAATAGCGGAAAGGGAAGACACTACGTTGTTATGTAGTTTTTAAATTCGGGATTTATTGTTTAATTGGAGGGAAGTACTATTTTTAATGAAGGATAACTATTAATTATCATGCCTAAAATGTTTGAAGAGAGTAGTAATAAAAAAGTAGGGAAAAGTAACGTTTTAATTATATCATTACATGCTGATCCGATAGAGCCTAGTGGTAGTGGAGAAGGAGGAGGAACCCATTCTTATATTCGCGAGCTTCTTCGGCGCTTAGCGTATGAATCTAGGTATGCAAGCGTTGTAACAAGACATATTGATATTAAGCTGCCTGTATTTCAACGACTTTCAGACTATACCTCCATATATCGAATAAAGTTGGGAAAAATTGAACCCATGGATAAGCGTTTTTTAAATAAATATCACGACCTTTCTGTACAATTGATTAAAGAAATCATTAAAGAACTTCATTGGAAAGTAAATATATTGCAAGGAGTATATTGGTATTCTGGATATACGGCCATGACACTCTCAAAAGAATTGTCTATCCCCTTTGTTCAAACTGTTATTTCAAATGGAAAAAGAAAGCGAAGTGAAGGCTGCCTAGATGATGATACTGAGCGAATTCTGGTAGAGAAAGAAATTTACGATAATGCTTCTGCAATTTTCTGCATTTCAGGAGAAGAAAAAAAGGATTTAAGAGAGCTATACAAAATCGATTCTAGCAAATTAGTTGTGGTAGGAAGGCCAGTACCTCTTCCTTTCCTCGAGTATATATATAATTCTGATAAAACACCTAGATATATAAATTTAATTAACCATATAAATTGAGTTCTCCAAAAATAGATCAGATTCTAAGATGGTACTCGAATCGAGCTTATATCTATTTTGGTCGTTTAGCACCATCAAAAGGACTAGATATTATCCTCAAATCTTGGATTAGACTTGCTAAGGATAATCCTAATTCCTGTCCGCCCATTTGGATAATTGGTGGAACACCAAAAGAGATCGTTAAGATTAAAAAATATTCTGGAATTAATAATGAGATAGATCTATATGAAAACCAAAAAAAAATCATATGGTGGGGATACATAGATCAAAAAGGAATAAGTACGATCTTATCAAAGGCATTAGTATTAGTCACCCATTCCCGTTATGAACCAGGAGGAAGGGTAATTTTAGAAGCGATGAGTAGAGGTGTACCAGTAATAGCAACCCCTCATGGGTTTGCTTGTGATTTAGTTGCTGATTGGATTTCGGGTTTTATAGTTAACTATGAAGATATACACATGCTTCAAAACCGTATGTCGCTATTCTTTAAGCAACCTTTTTTAACCCAGGCATTAGGAGAAAGAGCTAGATATATTGCTAAAGAAAAAATAAAAGAATGGGATTTTTATAATCGCCATTTTCAAACTTATGATGCTATAGTGACTGATAGGCCCCTTCAAATTAGTTCAAACTCAAATTTATTGCATGATTTTGAGCCTATATATAAACGTAGATTTGTGCGTTTATTCGGCGACAAAGGTGAGTTTGATAATTCTTCTGATCTAGTATTGAAATGGGCAGACTCAATTGTTGGTCCCATTAAGTCTTTAAACGCTCAAAAGGTAAACGGTAAGTCTCAGGCTTGGATTGCTAATGGTGAAAAGGACTCCATTTGGATTAAAAAAATCCATAATCATTTTTGTATGACCCCAATCTGGTTGCCAGAAGGTACTTCTCAGTACTGCCACTCAGCTCTACAGAAATTCAAGAGTGAGATATATAACAAAAATGAAAGCTTGATTAGGACCATCGCATCGAATAAGGATTATTTGTTAGTTGCATTTCCTATATATCGAGCACTTCCTATTGTTTATCAAACTCATAATATTATTGAAATTTATAAAAGACCTCTTAAAAATTTGGCTAATAATTCTAGGATTGAAAATGAGGTAGATTTAGAATCGATAGTTAAAAAGTGTATCTCTTCTTATGAAAATTTTGATATAAAAAAAACCAATAAATTACTTGGATCTACTTTACTCAATAAAATTTCACCTACTCCAATAGACTATCGATTTAGTATTAGAATTTATCTTATATATCTAATGAAAGCGGCAAGCAATGAATCTATATTGGTTCCTCAATCTATGAATGCAGAATTCATCAGACTATATTCCAAACTTAAAATCTTAGCGGAATGTGAAGAAAAAATGCCAATAGTACTAAACCATAATGCCGCTAAACCTCATCATTTTGTTCAATCTGATAGAAGGATTATACTAATAGATAAAGAACGCCTTTCCTTTGGTTTTATGGGAAAAGATGGCGGTCAACTAATAGCTAATTTAGCTCAAGAATATAGCTATGAACAACTCAAACGAACTCTGAATATATTCTCTGACTCAGACGAAGAAAAAATTATTATAGCTATTTGGATAGGAGTACATTTAATAGAAGAAGCGGGATTTTCCTTGGCGTGTGAACAAAACAACAAACTCAAGAAAATAATTTATGCTTGGAATCATTGGTATCGATATATATCAACTACCCTGTTACCATAATTTTATTTCCATGAACATGTGATGTTTCGGAAAGAAATTTTTTAGGCCATTTTTTATTTCGTAAGTATTGCAGATCTTTTCTGAGTTGAATTATTTGAGTTTTTGCTACTAGTTCATCAGCAAGTTCTCTTTCGTCTACTAGATCCAATGAGCATAATATTGAAAGCAGCCCTGCATACCATCTTTGACGATACAGCGATTCATTATCAAATCTATTCTTGCGCGGTTCAGTAATTAAATGATAAGCATCCAATGCATTTTGTATTGTGACATCTTTTTTGTTTAACTCTGCAAAAATTGCCGCTGCGTTTGTTTTCATTCTCCATAGGAATCGAAAATAAAAGCTCTTTTCCGCAGTGAAAGTGGCCAGCTCTATTTGGTTAGCTGCTGCAGAAATTTTTTTATCCACCCAATAACAGCAAGCTAAGATATTCCTAGCACGTGCCTCTTGGGTCTCAAATCCATTTGACAAAGAATTGGCTACGGCATTTTCGGCATGTACTGTAGCATCCGTATATTTTTTTATCAGAAAGTGTGCCATAGCTATATCTACTTTTACATGTAGCATAGTAAGTAATGATGCCTCAGCATCATTTTCTAACAAAATCCGAATCTTTTTATAAAAAGAAAGTGATCTTTCGGGATTACTACCGAGATAATTGGCAGCAAGATTTGAATATCTTTGTACTTTTAGCTCTAAATTTTCTGGAATTTTTTTTACTGCCTTATCATACACAGCTTGAGCATGTTCTTTCTTTCCTAATCCTTTTTTGGTAAGTGCTAAAGAAGACCAAATCGAAGCTTGTATTTTTTTATCAGTTTTTGTGATTAATCTTTCCAGTAATTCCGCAATGTCGTTAGCTTCTTGAAATTGCTCAAGTAGAAAATATCGTTTCCACTTTAGGAGTAAAAATTTTGCTTTCAAAGATTCATTTTCAATGAGTTCTGGTGTCAAAGTAATATGAGTCTCAAGGGCGGCTAGTTTTCCTTTATTCCGGTCAAGTTGTATTCTATTACGTAATTCTTCAACTTTAAGAAGTCCTAGTAATGAGTGGCAAATATGTTTTTCACGATCAACTATTTCATTTTGATATAGTTCAGCGGCATTATAAGCTACTTCCCACATTTCGCTCGCTAAACTCATTTGTCCTTCCTTAAGATATTCATCTGCGCAATGAGAGGCTTGGTCAAAAGCTTCCTCTAAATCTCCAGCAGTAAGGGACAGACTTGCAACAAGATTCTGTTTATGAAGATCTTCGTATGAAAAGTCTAAGACTAGTTTTTTCAATTTATTTGAAATTTCTGCGGTAAGAAAAGGATTGTCATCCGATACAGTTGAAATACATTCTTTTAATAAATCATGACGAATTCGTAAAGAAGGAAAAGTCGAGAAATTCTTTACAAACAAGCCTGTTTGTAGAAGCTTATCCGCCAAAATATTTCCGTTTTGAGTTGAAGTTATATGGCCTAAGAAGCCTAAGGGCAATTCACCTTTTAGAAGACCAGCCGCTAATATCACATATCTATATGCTGCGTTTTTGTGATGTACCCAAAAATCAATATGGCTTCTAACTACTGTTATAGCTTTTTCAGGAGTAATTCCTTCAAAAAAAACTTCGAGATTTGATATAGAAGTATATGTCCCAGATGAAAGGGTGACTATTTTGCGGTTTTTTAACCAATGGCAAGTAGTTTCAATAAGAAAAGGGTTCATTCCGATTCGCTTGAGGATGACTTTGGCTCTCTTGCTTCCCAAACCAGGTAGCCAATATTCTACAAATTCAATCCCGTCATTTTCATTTAATTCGGGTACTTTTAATTGTTGCAGTGTTGTTGACCTTTGTAAAATATTCTGAAAAGAAATCCAGTCTGAGGGAGAGGTTTTAACAGCAGAACCATCAGTTCTTAATTCGAGCAAACTTACACAATATGGTTCTATTTTATTTATAACAGCAACTAAAAAATCTAATACCTCAGAAGTAGATTTGTTCAAGTTTTCAAAAATTAAGAGAAAGCTTCGACGATATCGTATGATTGATGAGCTCCTATAGCCATTTCAAGTATTTTTATAATACTTTTTTTATTCTTGCTATAAGTAGAATTAATTAACCGCAAATCAATGCTTGTAATCTGTTCAAATACAGTAAAAAAAAGTTGATTTACTGTACTCATAAATGACATATCAATAGAAGCAATACGTTTACTATCAGTAAGTGAATTAATAGCATGACTTAACAAAAAACTTTTTCCTACGCCTGATCCTCCTTCTAATACAGCTATTCCAGCCTCTGAACTTATGCATTGAATCAAATCCTCTACAAAAAGCTGACGTTTTTGGCCTATAATGGGTTCTAAATCAACAGATTCTTCAGAGATTATAATTTCACATGGTAGCAAAGAACCATTTTTATTTGTACCTATTGAGAGTTCAGCCTTTATTCTTGAGTTAGTATTTGCATAAAGATCTAATTGAAAAGTTCTTTGTTTCTCTGATTTATTTTGACTTATAGTCACCCAATTCAAAAGCTCTTGTGAAAAACCCATTGACTCAAGTCGGTGATATTCATTTTTTACCCACGTCGCCATAGCAATGCCATCAATAAGTCTGACCTGCATGTGGGTGGCTTGGGCAAATCTTGCCACTTCTCGAAAAGCTTGAGGAGAAAAAAGTTGATTTGAAGTTATAATAAGAGCACCAGCTGCATTACTATGTGCTATCACAAGCGTTGCAGCAAATGTTCTTAAACCAATTTTTTTTTTCGTTGAACTTAGTTTTGCTTCTAATAAGACTTTAAATGTCAAGTCCAAACTATTTTCATTTCCTAATTGGAAATGAGCAGCTGCATCATATCCTCCATCACCCTTAGCAGGGGTAAGATGGAGAAGAGTGGGTTCCATCTTAAATTGTTCCTTGATTAACTCTACGCTAAGCTCTTCAAACTCTCTCCAATATTTCTCCGCCTTTGATTTTACTTTCTTAGGCATGATAATTAATAGTTATCCTTCACTCACCTAACTATTTATGCCAACCTCAACCGATTCCTCGGATGGTTTTTTGCCAAAATTTCTTTCTGTTTTTTGTTGCTGACGTGGGTATAAATTTGAGTCGTCATGATAGAACTGTGCCCCAGGATTTTTTGGATGTATTTGATATCGACTCCTTCTTCAAGAAGCATGGTGGCAAAGGTGTGGCGGAAGGAATGGGGCGTAACGGTTTTACGAATCGTTGTTTCGGCGACATACTTTTTGAGCATAAATCTGACGGATTGGGTGGAGAGAGGTTTTTGAAGCCGATTCAGAAAAAAATAGCCACATTTCTTAGATCGGAGAGGTAAGGAGATCTTGTGGTATTCTTCCAAGGCATTCAAAAGTTCTGGATTGCAGAGCTGGATGATTCGCTCTTTACTTCCTTTTCCATTCACCTTAATAAATCCCCGGCTTAAGTCAATATTGGAGCATTTTAAACTGCAAAGTTCTCCGACCCGAATGCCGGTGGCAAATAGAAGTTCAAGAATGGCTATGTCCCGTATGATAGTTTTGTAAAAATAGGACTCCTGATTCTTCGCTTTTTTTTTTCGTTTGTAAAGAACATTAAAAATTTTCTGTATCTCTTTGAGATCCAAAACAACAGGAAGATGAAAAGGTTCTTTCAAGTGTAGCCTTACCTTTCGGAATGGGTTTGAAAAAATGACATCATCGAATTCCAGATAGTTAAAAAAAGCTTTTACGGTAGCTACCTTTCTTTTGACCGATTTGATGGCATATTTTTTGGTCAGATGAGCTACATAGGACTTGATCTCTTGTTTGCCAATGTCCGTGATTTCCCATGATTTTACAGTTCTTTTTGTTAAGAATTTTTTGAACTGACGGAGGTCAATTTGATAGGCTTTGAGCGTTTTGGGGCTAAGGTTTTTTTCGTATTTGCAGTGTGAGAGAAATTCGGAGGTTCGTAAGTCTATGTCCTTCATGAGTTTATTTTGTGAGCATTAAAAAAGCCACAAATATGTAAACTCATGAAGGATTTTACCAGTGCTGAAAAGAATAACTAAGTTTTAATTTATCTTCTGGTAGGGAATGTGATAATGAGTCTCTCCTGGGACAACCAATCCTCAATGTGAATCTTTCGGAACGTAACTCCCGGAACCACCTCTGAGGAAATCTAAATCTGCTCCAAGGTGTGCTCCCTGAACATGTTTTTGATAGAGCTGTACATATCCTCTTGGCAATTCCTCATGGGTTGCTTCTCTGTTTTTCTTTCGCTCTTCGATCTCTTTGTCGGAGACATTCAACTGAAGCAGGCGTTTTTCCACATCAAGAATAATTTCATCTCCGTTCTGAACAATGCTGAGTGTTCCGCCTTCGGCTGATTCTGGTGAGACATGCAAAACAACAGTTCCAAACCCGGTTCCGCTCATTCGTCCGTCCGAAATCCGGACCATATCCTTAATTCCCTTTTCGAGAAGTTTTGGTGGCAGCCCCATGTTTCCAACTTCCGGCATCCCTGGATATCCTTTTGGCCCCACATTTTTCAAAACCATAATGCTGTTTTCGTCAATTTCCAGATCGGGATCATTGATTTTTGCTTTATAATCGTCAATATCTTCAAAAACTACAGCTTTGCCGGTATGTTTGAGAAGAGATTTTGTGGCTGCATTCGGCTTGAGAACCGCTCCATTTTCAGTAAGATTTCCTTTTAATACCACCACGCCCGACATCTCATTAAACGGTTTTTCCATGCCCGAGATAATATTTTCATCGTAGCATTCGGCCTCGTCAAAGTTCTCTTCAACGGTTTTCCCGTTTACAGTCATGCACTCCTTGTGAAGATGCGGAAGCAATTCTTTCATAATTGCGGGAAGCCCTCCAGCGTAGTAAAAATCCTCCATAAAATAATCACCGGAGGGCTGAAGATTGGCGAGAAGCGGGATGCCGTTAGACAGTTCATCAAAATCTTCGATGGCCAAATCAACACCAATTCGGCCGGCAATGGCCAGCAGGTGAATTACAAAATTGGTGGACCCTCCAATCGCCGCATTTACCATAATGGCATTTTCAAAAGCTTCCCGCGTGAGAATGTCGGAGAGTTTTCGGTCTTCCTGAACCATTTTCACGATTTCGGATCCTGAATGATGAGCCAACACTTTACGGGCAGCATCGGGAGCGGGAATAGCTGCGTTGCCGGGA
It encodes:
- a CDS encoding tyrosine-type recombinase/integrase codes for the protein MKDIDLRTSEFLSHCKYEKNLSPKTLKAYQIDLRQFKKFLTKRTVKSWEITDIGKQEIKSYVAHLTKKYAIKSVKRKVATVKAFFNYLEFDDVIFSNPFRKVRLHLKEPFHLPVVLDLKEIQKIFNVLYKRKKKAKNQESYFYKTIIRDIAILELLFATGIRVGELCSLKCSNIDLSRGFIKVNGKGSKERIIQLCNPELLNALEEYHKISLPLRSKKCGYFFLNRLQKPLSTQSVRFMLKKYVAETTIRKTVTPHSFRHTFATMLLEEGVDIKYIQKILGHSSIMTTQIYTHVSNKKQKEILAKNHPRNRLRLA
- a CDS encoding IlvD/Edd family dehydratase, with translation MDDKKLRSHEWFGRKGKDGIIYRAWMKKSGIPAHEFDGRPVIGICNTWSELTPCNSHFRDLAEHVKKGVYEAGGFPVEFPVMSLGETLLKPTAMLYRNLASMDTEESIRANPLDGVVLLCGCDKTTPSLVMGACSVDLPTIVVSGGPMLTGKYRGKSISTSDVWRFSDAYRAGEIDDQEMSIAEAGICRSDGHCAVMGTASTMACMVESLGLSLPGNAAIPAPDAARKVLAHHSGSEIVKMVQEDRKLSDILTREAFENAIMVNAAIGGSTNFVIHLLAIAGRIGVDLAIEDFDELSNGIPLLANLQPSGDYFMEDFYYAGGLPAIMKELLPHLHKECMTVNGKTVEENFDEAECYDENIISGMEKPFNEMSGVVVLKGNLTENGAVLKPNAATKSLLKHTGKAVVFEDIDDYKAKINDPDLEIDENSIMVLKNVGPKGYPGMPEVGNMGLPPKLLEKGIKDMVRISDGRMSGTGFGTVVLHVSPESAEGGTLSIVQNGDEIILDVEKRLLQLNVSDKEIEERKKNREATHEELPRGYVQLYQKHVQGAHLGADLDFLRGGSGSYVPKDSH